From Watersipora subatra chromosome 2, tzWatSuba1.1, whole genome shotgun sequence, one genomic window encodes:
- the LOC137387389 gene encoding cilia- and flagella-associated protein 221-like, whose amino-acid sequence MAAPKAATFLETFQFVDNTSAPRPPVPNHILSSKIYAKVQQNAAVKATPSVLNFEGIEVGKTVHKVISLCNVAREVVRLHIIPPQTSQFSIKYTKCERLVPGMTMNCIVEFHPDDYRYYYDAIRIHCPGEDNLVIPIHAYPIMDTSEFPAQLKFPLTNIGQRRTHTFTLSCRVPVDFEFQLTKVQDDEAFTVTPLQGLVPANGFITVFIHYEPISYSTSIMRLQLDVSQFNSKPITCTITGYCQPGINAVKDVSEELSQKRVSSPLERSRQKKMSNRKSSKSLSKELAVKEKKIVDGIRIPERIETVHHVSNMLIQTPGKMTLKELIEAEKSVSGRQMKENRFEQAVRKNVYEERQNQLRWQVKLGETAMTAQDRSKILGEREHAWSNYKELRGDPTPADEKQRTETDSAWRRTIRHSTQLAEEGVQFDLYSNNPWSTRHNATDRFTQAARKIILRNRATKNLRQLNGFLKNWNKKQELLSGDGNMGDSDAEDEEAADPLANKLRPRLSSAKVVHAKYPFFVPPNKKDEMAPDALNEVVTYETDVDLVMKTPFFSLQVPAQSKLLGYNNHEIHLGYDYVEPVLARTLRTGAKEEIINLVKAHEAAATRDEVIQDMAANTVTQASGSKVPELRIEDLEKHEMEDNVACVNLSPPDAMFKPIDYPPLHIFNATPGLQVFQSPAPYGEVDTDYHLCPLPKYTVHAADFSQNKATQKQYLEREDVIKGTMLWKKFPSQGLTSLANTPTLSNVWVPRWTEPFSENLLPLEVPSLQSELAKEDILEYGDSNEGEEGIELTPEMVMAQFDMLPVNTQSSLTDDKQASSDTFPHGTKLPSTNLPVSTSGPVPRQQRERELDQFLSKRSNRLGQRISAKMAQLNSITRDDLIFE is encoded by the exons ATGGCTGCGCCTAAAGCTGCTACGTTTCTTGAAACATTTCAGTTTGTAGACAACACTTCTGCTCCTAGGCCACCTGTACCAAATCATATACTTAGTTCCA AGATATACGCCAAAGTACAACAAAATGCTGCTGTTAAGGCTACCCCATCTGTACTCAACTTTGAAGGCATTGAAGTTGGAAAGACTGTACATAAAGTTATCTCATTGTGCAATGTTGCACGAGAAGTTGTTAGGTTGCATATTATTCCTCCACAAACCAGTCAGTTCAGCATTAAATACACCAAATGTGAGAGACTCGTTCCTGGTATGACTATGAATTGCATTGTTGAATTTCATCCAGATGACTATAGATACTACTACGATGCAATCAGGATTCACTGCCCA ggtgaagATAATCTGGTTATTCCAATACATGCCTACCCAATTATGGATACTTCAGAATTTCCTGCTCAACTCAAGTTTCCTCTAACCAATATAGGTCAAAG GAGAACTCACACATTCACACTGAGCTGTCGCGTGCCGGTGGACTTTGAGTTTCAACTTACCAAAGTGCAGGATGATGAAGCGTTTACAGTGACACCCTTACAAG GGCTGGTGCCTGCCAATGGATTCATCACAGTCTTCATACACTACGAACCAATCAGCTATTCTACTTCCATTATGAGACTTCAGCTAGACGTCTCTCAATTCAACTCTAAGCCCATCACCTGCACAATCACAGGCTATTGTCAACCCGGGATTAATGCGGT GAAAGATGTCTCCGAGGAATTGTCACAGAAAAGGGTTTCTTCTCCGTTAGAGCGGAGCAGACAGAAAAAGATGAGTAATCGTAAATCATCCAAAAGCCTTTCAAAAGAGCTAGCAGTTAAGGAGAAAAAGATT GTTGATGGCATTAGAATACCAGAGAGGATCGAGACTGTTCATCACGTTTCAAACATGCTCATTCAAACTCCTGGTAAGATGACACTCAAAGAGCTCATTGAGGCTGAAAAGTCTGTGAGTGGCAGGCAGATGAAGGAGAATAG GTTTGAGCAGGCAGTACGGAAGAATGTATATGAGGAGAGACAGAATCAGCTAAGGTGGCAGGTGAAACTTGGTGAAACAGCCATGACAGCACAGGACAGATCTAAGATCTTGGGCGAGAGAGAACATGCTTGGTCTAATTACAAG GAATTACGGGGGGATCCGACTCCAGCTGATGAAAAACAGAGAACAGAAACAGATTCAGCATGGAGAAGAACTATCCGGCATTCAACCCAA TTGGCTGAGGAAGGAGTCCAGTTTGATCTCTACAGTAACAACCCCTGGTCTACTAGGCATAATGCTACAGATAGATTCACTCAAGCAGCCAGGAAG ATTATACTGAGAAACCGGGCTACAAAAAATCTTCGCCAATTGAATGGGTTTCTTAAGAACTGGAACAAGAAGCAGGAGCTGCTGAGTGGGGATGGCAATATGGGCGACAGTG ATGCCGAAGATGAGGAGGCAGCTGATCCATTAGCTAATAAACTTCGCCCACGACTATCGTCAGCCAAAGTGGTGCATGCAAAATATCCTTTCTTTGTACCTCCTAACAAGAAGGATGAAATGGCTCCAGACGCCCTCAATGAAGTTGTTACTTATGAAACTGATGTCGACCTCGTTATGAAAACACCTTTCTTTAGTCTGCAAGTACCTGCGCAGTCTAAACTATTGGGCTATAACAATCATGAGATTCACTTAGGCTATGACTACGTCGAACCGGTGCTAGCAAGAACTCTACGAACTGGAGCTAAG GAGGAAATAATAAACTTGGTGAAGGCCCACGAGGCAGCAGCTACAAGAGATGAAGTCATACAAGATATGGCTGCCAATACTGTCACTCAGGCTAGCGGCAGCAAGGTACCAGAGCTGCGGATAGAGGACTTGGAGAAACACGAGATGGAAGATAATGTTGCATGTGTAAATCTTTCACCTCCTGATGCCATGTTCAAGCCTATTGACTATCCTCCTCTGCATATATTT AATGCGACTCCAGGCCTACAAGTATTTCAATCACCTGCGCCGTACGGAGAAGTGGATACAGACTACCACCTTTGCCCTCTGCCCAAATACACTGTGCATGCAGCTGACTTTTCCCAAAACAAAGCTACTCAGAAACAGTACCTTGAGCGAGAG GATGTAATCAAAGGTACGATGCTTTGGAAGAAGTTCCCCTCTCAAGGTCTCACATCACTGGCTAACACTCCCACGCTGAGTAATGTCTGGGTACCAAGATGGACTGAGCCCTTCAGTGAAAATCTGCTGCCTCTTGAAGTGCCGAGTCTTCAGTCAGAACTTGCCAAGGAAGACATTCTTGAATA cggTGATTCAAATGAAGGAGAGGAAGGCATAGAATTAACACCAGAGATGGTTATGGCACAATTTGACATGTTACCTGTCAACACTCAATCTAGTCTGACAGATGACAAACAAGCTAGCAG TGACACGTTCCCTCACGGCACCAAGCTTCCTTCTACTAACCTACCAGTATCAACCTCGGGTCCAGTGCCACGACAGCAGAGAGAAAGGGAACTCGACCAGTTTTTGTCTAAGAGATCAAACCGCCTTGGTCAGAGAATTTCTGCCAAGATGGCCCAACTCAACAGCATTACCAGAGATGATTTGATATTTGAGTGA